A stretch of the Porifericola rhodea genome encodes the following:
- a CDS encoding type ISP restriction/modification enzyme: protein MLLDQKSQTFLNYLPLVCDADQPALSFVEQHLSIWQEAYQKSFKQLNRELKEVCSQNKKLRIVLNDLKQNLVIRLSDRLRENDLLKITATVLFLQTILSEKQWKIFSQRFPFFTKLTDAFVKDKAVKSKLEELSGIKHLIESQLKADAQLKVWQYLHFVSEYRAYQPSFSELASRSLLDYLQYLSKRRIGLSIHDEEAKLLLINFEESNWTTAFAQLSESALLDSSPTNKLNQVQIDLMWIGLNLLAPQGEHLIDWEDLVREQYHGQQTSLFAPQNSASEARQIQNTSYPLIALDLRKQPHPYRYAQRGADALDNKILEDVQKSGIEQTSIQERDRLVFWAIEKLKESAILLCVLPDEVLESDKDLYFRTYVYQHFQEVYILELPDDQKGLCVLYLVKKSASVKRNYEIRHCTIPLQKLLQKGIEDADDLKWKEIDFISQNYWISLPDTDFFEHLPLYGSEDAIFINSSEGTNPHLGSWLVAPSAKILEKKVRYLIKQYSKALNANGDLPDEIKWPESLHSMAKGGMRLKFDSQKIKAIQVAPFVYLYIYHEELLMNKFMSEVATIVYETQPLQSFATVSPWLAQNNRVGFPIYSADQEYNISDAALKVFSEYYEQLIHQPQTKAEAFPPLAITQTLESIASVSRDLPLIRKYPDQIHQLLQNAQHYSTDISLLNPAREKIAELSSKVQHLERGAVERKGIYQRVRAYAQELNEQLSAITFKFDEALKDAEAVSKENIFYYSFAQLQDSAYQKKYGVFLQREWPRIPLLPGFRKWVALGKAFFDVQNISTDSQNPLAQIQSKTEKFEKPLSRTLQYDYDEERSVIILKEKAQQLTLSNIPVESWQYQYLKAYIFVPYLDYLKQYKPKHKLVRDKFKTDALSDTQNLAIQLKKLCLMASKLTKVEVPQRDS, encoded by the coding sequence ATGCTTTTAGATCAAAAGAGCCAAACCTTTCTCAACTACCTGCCTTTGGTTTGTGATGCAGACCAGCCAGCTCTCAGCTTTGTAGAGCAGCACCTTAGCATATGGCAGGAGGCTTATCAAAAATCATTTAAGCAGCTTAACAGAGAATTAAAGGAAGTTTGCAGTCAGAACAAAAAATTACGAATAGTTCTAAACGATCTAAAGCAAAACCTTGTAATCAGACTTAGCGATCGCCTGCGGGAAAACGACCTGCTTAAGATTACTGCTACTGTACTCTTTCTACAGACCATACTCTCAGAAAAGCAATGGAAAATCTTCAGTCAGCGCTTTCCATTTTTCACTAAACTGACTGATGCTTTTGTTAAGGATAAAGCTGTAAAAAGCAAGTTGGAAGAATTATCCGGAATTAAGCACCTAATAGAAAGCCAGCTGAAAGCAGATGCCCAACTAAAAGTATGGCAGTACCTGCATTTTGTTAGTGAATACCGAGCATATCAACCATCATTTTCAGAACTAGCATCCAGGTCGCTGTTAGATTATCTACAGTATTTGTCTAAAAGACGCATAGGGCTAAGTATACACGATGAAGAGGCAAAGTTACTACTTATCAATTTTGAAGAAAGCAACTGGACAACTGCTTTTGCACAACTTAGTGAATCTGCTCTATTAGACTCTTCTCCCACCAACAAGCTTAACCAGGTGCAGATAGACCTGATGTGGATAGGACTAAACTTGCTAGCACCTCAGGGTGAGCATCTAATTGATTGGGAGGATTTAGTTAGAGAGCAGTATCATGGCCAACAAACCAGTCTTTTTGCTCCTCAAAATTCTGCGAGTGAAGCTCGTCAGATTCAGAATACTAGCTACCCCCTAATCGCTCTAGACCTTAGAAAACAGCCTCACCCCTATCGTTATGCACAACGAGGTGCAGATGCATTAGACAATAAAATTTTAGAGGACGTTCAAAAATCAGGAATTGAACAGACAAGTATTCAGGAAAGAGACAGACTTGTGTTTTGGGCGATTGAAAAACTAAAAGAATCAGCTATTCTGCTTTGTGTACTTCCAGATGAGGTGTTGGAATCTGATAAAGACCTGTATTTTAGAACTTATGTCTACCAACACTTTCAGGAGGTATACATACTGGAGCTTCCTGATGATCAAAAAGGACTTTGCGTGCTTTACCTTGTAAAAAAATCTGCTTCTGTTAAAAGAAACTACGAGATAAGACATTGTACCATTCCTTTGCAAAAGCTTTTACAAAAAGGAATAGAAGATGCTGATGACTTAAAATGGAAAGAGATTGATTTTATCAGTCAAAACTACTGGATCAGCTTACCTGATACAGATTTTTTTGAACACCTTCCGCTATACGGTTCTGAGGATGCTATATTCATAAACAGTAGCGAGGGCACAAACCCACATTTAGGCTCCTGGCTCGTAGCTCCATCGGCAAAAATACTGGAGAAAAAAGTAAGATACCTGATTAAGCAATATAGCAAGGCTTTAAATGCCAACGGAGATCTTCCAGATGAAATAAAATGGCCAGAAAGCCTTCACAGTATGGCTAAGGGCGGTATGAGATTAAAATTTGATAGCCAGAAGATTAAAGCGATACAAGTAGCGCCTTTTGTGTATTTATATATTTATCATGAGGAACTACTCATGAATAAGTTTATGTCTGAAGTAGCTACCATTGTCTATGAGACACAGCCACTTCAGTCTTTTGCTACAGTATCTCCCTGGCTTGCCCAAAACAATAGAGTTGGTTTTCCAATCTATTCAGCAGACCAAGAGTACAATATCAGTGATGCAGCTCTTAAGGTATTCTCTGAATATTATGAACAGCTTATTCATCAACCCCAGACCAAAGCAGAAGCCTTTCCTCCTCTTGCTATTACTCAAACGCTGGAAAGCATAGCTTCAGTTAGCCGTGACCTACCGCTAATTCGCAAATACCCGGATCAGATACATCAGTTGCTTCAGAATGCCCAGCATTATAGTACAGATATAAGTTTACTCAATCCGGCACGTGAAAAAATAGCAGAGCTTAGTAGCAAAGTACAACATTTGGAGCGAGGTGCTGTAGAACGCAAAGGGATTTACCAAAGGGTACGCGCATATGCTCAGGAGCTAAATGAGCAACTTTCTGCTATCACTTTCAAGTTTGATGAAGCCCTAAAAGATGCAGAAGCCGTCAGTAAAGAAAATATTTTTTACTACAGTTTTGCTCAATTGCAGGATTCAGCCTATCAAAAAAAATATGGTGTGTTTTTGCAGCGCGAGTGGCCACGTATTCCTCTACTCCCAGGCTTCAGAAAATGGGTCGCGCTGGGTAAAGCTTTTTTTGACGTACAGAATATCTCTACTGACTCTCAAAACCCCTTAGCTCAGATACAATCTAAAACTGAGAAGTTTGAAAAACCGTTGAGCAGAACTCTTCAGTACGACTATGATGAAGAGAGGAGTGTGATCATCCTGAAAGAAAAAGCGCAACAACTTACCTTGAGCAATATTCCGGTAGAGAGCTGGCAATATCAATACCTGAAAGCATACATTTTTGTGCCTTATCTGGACTATCTAAAACAGTACAAGCCTAAACATAAATTAGTAAGGGACAAGTTTAAAACAGATGCTCTGAGCGATACTCAAAACCTAGCCATTCAGCTAAAAAAACTATGTCTGATGGCTAGTAAACTGACAAAAGTAGAAGTACCACAAAGGGATAGTTAG
- a CDS encoding YtxH domain-containing protein → MKFGNGSFSFGKKKKKRFPSLEALKTISFVTGSALAMNKMLKEKLLEQQHLLTKTPPKKSDDSGAMIAGFIGGLVAGSITAILLAPESGERLRDRISSFFLTENGHIDLESEMEEARRNAEEKLGINGSTHS, encoded by the coding sequence AAAGAAGAAAAAAAGATTTCCTTCTTTAGAAGCCCTTAAAACTATAAGCTTTGTTACTGGCTCCGCCCTGGCTATGAACAAAATGCTAAAAGAGAAACTTCTTGAGCAACAGCACCTGCTTACCAAAACTCCTCCAAAAAAATCTGATGACTCCGGTGCTATGATAGCTGGTTTTATCGGAGGTCTCGTGGCTGGCTCTATTACCGCTATCTTACTGGCACCAGAGTCTGGTGAGAGGTTAAGAGATCGTATCAGCAGTTTTTTTTTGACTGAGAATGGTCATATAGATTTGGAAAGTGAAATGGAAGAGGCCCGACGCAATGCCGAAGAAAAGCTAGGTATTAATGGCAGTACTCACTCATAA